The proteins below are encoded in one region of Peribacillus muralis:
- a CDS encoding PTS ascorbate transporter subunit IIC has protein sequence MLELIMNDILGTPSILVGLFALVGLLLQRKAAADVVSGTLKTVMGFIIIGAGAAVLIGALDIFSQMFDHAFNVQGVIPNNEAIVAAAQSDFGTSTALIMVFGMVVNVLLARFTPFKYIFLTGHHTLFMACLLAVTLSVGGLDGVVLILVGSILLGGCMVLFPALLQPYVRKITGSDDFAIGHFGTIGYFVSATVGKWFGNKEKTTEQIKVPKSLGFLRDTSVAVSLTMTMFFVIVALFAGQDYIETKLSGGSNFIVFSFIQAITFAAGVYIILAGVRMLIAEIVPAFKGIADKVAPNTKPALDCPTIFPFAPNAVIIGFLFSFLAGLLSMFLLPVIGLKVIVPGLVPHFFTGAAAGVFGNATGGRRGAMLGSFANGIIISFLPAILLVFLGNVGFEGTTFGDSDFGVVGLLILSVMKLLGLS, from the coding sequence ATGCTGGAGCTTATCATGAATGATATCTTGGGTACACCATCGATACTGGTCGGTCTGTTTGCGTTAGTCGGCCTGCTGTTACAACGGAAAGCTGCTGCGGATGTTGTATCCGGAACGTTAAAGACCGTTATGGGCTTCATTATCATTGGCGCGGGTGCGGCAGTACTCATTGGTGCGCTGGATATATTCAGTCAAATGTTCGATCACGCCTTCAATGTTCAGGGGGTCATCCCGAATAATGAAGCCATAGTCGCAGCGGCACAAAGTGATTTTGGCACTTCGACAGCATTAATCATGGTTTTTGGTATGGTCGTCAATGTCTTACTAGCTCGCTTCACGCCATTTAAATATATATTCCTGACGGGACACCATACGTTATTCATGGCTTGTTTACTTGCGGTCACCCTGTCTGTCGGCGGGCTTGATGGCGTTGTACTTATCTTGGTCGGTTCGATTCTGTTGGGAGGCTGCATGGTGCTGTTTCCTGCGCTCCTTCAACCATACGTGCGCAAAATCACCGGAAGCGATGATTTTGCAATCGGCCACTTCGGGACGATCGGATATTTCGTTTCTGCAACGGTCGGGAAATGGTTTGGAAATAAGGAAAAGACGACAGAGCAAATCAAGGTACCAAAATCGTTAGGATTCTTAAGGGACACATCAGTCGCTGTTTCCCTTACCATGACGATGTTTTTCGTGATCGTCGCATTGTTTGCCGGCCAGGATTATATTGAAACAAAATTATCCGGCGGTTCGAATTTCATCGTATTTTCATTCATCCAGGCCATTACATTTGCGGCAGGGGTCTACATCATTCTTGCAGGGGTGCGGATGCTGATTGCCGAGATCGTCCCAGCCTTCAAGGGGATCGCGGATAAAGTCGCACCAAACACAAAACCTGCACTGGATTGCCCAACCATCTTTCCGTTCGCACCGAATGCCGTGATCATTGGGTTCCTATTCAGCTTTTTAGCTGGATTATTGTCGATGTTCCTTCTGCCAGTGATTGGATTGAAGGTCATCGTCCCGGGACTCGTTCCCCATTTCTTTACCGGGGCGGCAGCCGGTGTTTTCGGAAATGCCACAGGCGGCCGGCGCGGGGCGATGCTCGGATCATTTGCCAACGGCATCATCATCAGCTTCCTGCCGGCCATACTCCTCGTCTTTTTAGGGAATGTAGGATTTGAAGGTACGACATTCGGCGATTCCGACTTCGGTGTAGTCGGTCTCCTGATCCTCAGTGTCATGAAGCTGTTAGGATTATCCTGA
- a CDS encoding PTS sugar transporter subunit IIB, with protein MKKIMVVCGNGLGSSFIMEMNVKKALTEMGKTAEVDHTDLTSAKTVQADIFLGAADIVGQLDDGSRLIVTLENMMSIPEITSKLANHL; from the coding sequence ATGAAAAAAATCATGGTAGTATGCGGGAATGGATTGGGCAGCAGCTTCATCATGGAGATGAATGTGAAAAAAGCATTGACGGAGATGGGGAAAACGGCCGAGGTCGATCATACCGACCTTACATCGGCCAAAACGGTTCAGGCGGATATATTCCTTGGGGCCGCGGATATCGTCGGGCAGCTGGATGACGGATCGCGCTTGATCGTCACACTGGAAAATATGATGAGCATCCCTGAAATCACTTCGAAATTAGCCAATCATCTATAA
- a CDS encoding PTS sugar transporter subunit IIB: MKKIMVVCGNGLGSSFIMEMNVKKALTEMGKTAEVDHTDLTSAKTVQADIFLGAADIVGQLDDGSRLIVTLENMMSIPEIKSKLEVHFG, encoded by the coding sequence ATGAAAAAAATCATGGTAGTATGCGGGAACGGATTGGGCAGCAGCTTCATCATGGAGATGAATGTGAAAAAGGCATTGACGGAAATGGGGAAAACGGCCGAGGTCGATCATACCGACCTTACATCGGCCAAAACGGTTCAGGCGGATATATTCCTTGGGGCCGCGGATATCGTCGGCCAGCTGGATGATGGATCGCGCTTGATCGTCACACTGGAAAACATGATGAGCATCCCTGAAATCAAATCTAAATTGGAAGTCCATTTCGGATAA